The Nostoc sp. 'Peltigera membranacea cyanobiont' N6 genome contains the following window.
TAAACTGACATCTACATGAAAATAGTCTGCAAGCACTTCTGCTTGAGTTTTACTAATGGTGCGATCGCCATTGACAATTTGCAAGGCAACTTCCAATGAACCAATTACCTCGGCTAATGCTTCGGTCGTAATATCGCGTGCGTCCATTAGATGCATTAACATCGAATGGGGCGTACCTTGAGGAATTGGGTAATGAGTTTCTTCAAACTTCTCAATTAATGTCACCAACAGTTCCAACAGCATCTCTTCTTCTGGTGTACGATTGGGACGATGCTCTAAGTTTTGGGCGAGTGCGATCGCTTGTTCGTTTTCTTCTTCGGTAGTAATTATTTTTGGCTGATACTCGGCTAGCAATTTACCGTAAGATTCCGGATTAAAAGTACGGGTCATTTTTCCATTTATCCTTATCATATTCGGCGTGAGTTAGGACATATTTAATATAGATTCTTTGAGCTTCGTAAACAATATCAACGATTAAGCGGTAGTTGTTTCCTTTGATATTAAATACAGTGAAGTTACCGACAGCTTCTGCTTTTGGATAAATAGCCTGAACTTCAACCAGATTTTTCCATTCAGCTTTAGTTGCCACCCTATACCAATCATAAAGTGCATCGCAGTAATCTGCGTGTGCTTCACAAAACTCCCGCAGAATCCTGCGACTAATAACGTGCATTTAAATTTACTTTGATTACGACTATTAGAATTTTCTCCTAAATTGAAGGCTTTATAAAGCTTTTAGAGCTGGGTTATCTTTCCAAAGGCATTGCGGCAAAATACCGCGTTAACAAGTTTTTTCTAAAAGCTCATCATGTATAGTGCCATATAAAGATATTTTCTGAGAAATATCAGTGCCTCGTGCCGTTCTAAAATAAACCTTGAAAACTTGTTCTTTTGCCTTTTCAAAGGGTGGAAAACTATAGCTTTCATATCCAAGAGACTCAACTTGGTTTCCATAAAAATCTATACCTTTAGACCACAAATATTTTTCTATATTTCTAAAATCAATTTTTGGCTCTTCTTGAATTTTGTCTTGTATTAATTTATACATATAATAATCCATTTGGATACCTATCCTGACAATTAAATTGACTGTATTCCCTGCATTAATTACAATAGGAAAGCGGACAGGAAGTATTTTCCCATTTGTGTCTAGTAAGTACAATCCTTGATTCATTCCTGAATAGCTTGTAGCTGGAAAATATGTACCAATTTGTAGCAATTCATAATTAATTACTGATAAAGTTTTATCACTATTATTAGATAAAAATACTTCCCAATATGTAGTAATTAAACCAGTCATATTTATGTTTGATTTAGCGCCTTTATCTATAGGTAAAGCACCTGCAAAATTTATTATTATAACTGGGGAGTTTTTGAGAGATTGACGCACACAAGTCACAGCTAATTTTTCTTGACTATTTTGACCAAAAATAGCGGCTCCTGCTAATACCACTACAGTGGAAGTCAAAGCAATAAATCTTCTACGTCTCCAGAGAGGTTGTAAAATTGATTGCTGTTGATTTTCTTGAACAACACTTCTTAAAATTTCTCGAATTGCTTCAGCATCCGCACCTTGATAAATGCGATCACCAATATGAATATCCTGGCCATTCCCAATA
Protein-coding sequences here:
- a CDS encoding helix-turn-helix domain-containing protein, with translation MTRTFNPESYGKLLAEYQPKIITTEEENEQAIALAQNLEHRPNRTPEEEMLLELLVTLIEKFEETHYPIPQGTPHSMLMHLMDARDITTEALAEVIGSLEVALQIVNGDRTISKTQAEVLADYFHVDVSLFT
- a CDS encoding type II toxin-antitoxin system HigB family toxin; the protein is MHVISRRILREFCEAHADYCDALYDWYRVATKAEWKNLVEVQAIYPKAEAVGNFTVFNIKGNNYRLIVDIVYEAQRIYIKYVLTHAEYDKDKWKNDPYF